In the Candidatus Electrothrix sp. GW3-4 genome, one interval contains:
- a CDS encoding DUF1176 domain-containing protein, with protein MKKGKKPEAKVLPPLPKKTFIIPPIPLTTEQDKEVLTALANFFDLECEKKGLDQEVCKESRSVYRLSNNKLLVSQLAWQAAYNMGFSFWLINDKPPYNPRPALGDADAEGGASDYEQGFLSSANKGRGLGDCWCSASWVWTGKAFEKAEEGSTGMCKGFPGGAWELPTTVSRIINKNEEPAVSYFKKKGVRFIFSQFSS; from the coding sequence ATCAAAAAAGGCAAGAAGCCGGAAGCCAAGGTCCTGCCGCCTCTCCCGAAAAAGACTTTCATTATTCCGCCCATTCCTTTGACAACGGAACAGGATAAGGAGGTGCTCACTGCCTTGGCGAATTTTTTCGATCTGGAATGCGAGAAAAAAGGGCTGGACCAGGAAGTCTGCAAAGAATCCAGATCCGTTTACCGCTTGAGCAACAACAAGTTGCTGGTGAGTCAGCTAGCTTGGCAGGCTGCGTATAACATGGGCTTTTCTTTTTGGCTGATCAATGACAAGCCGCCCTATAATCCTCGACCGGCTCTAGGCGATGCGGACGCAGAGGGCGGGGCAAGTGACTATGAGCAGGGATTCCTTTCCTCTGCAAACAAAGGAAGAGGACTGGGTGACTGTTGGTGCAGCGCTTCATGGGTATGGACCGGCAAGGCCTTTGAAAAGGCCGAAGAAGGGTCAACAGGTATGTGCAAAGGATTTCCAGGAGGCGCATGGGAATTGCCAACAACCGTGAGCAGGATTATCAATAAGAACGAAGAACCTGCTGTATCTTACTTTAAAAAAAAGGGCGTCAGATTTATTTTTAGTCAATTTTCCAGCTAA
- a CDS encoding Lar family restriction alleviation protein has translation MQNMLTCPFCGKQPELDSYERQHVEYWTVVCLNDDCLVDVETIDFDVKEDAIAAWNKRGSLRLVK, from the coding sequence ATGCAGAATATGCTTACCTGCCCTTTTTGCGGAAAACAGCCTGAGCTTGACAGCTATGAACGGCAACATGTTGAATACTGGACTGTTGTCTGTCTTAATGATGACTGTCTTGTCGATGTAGAAACAATTGATTTTGACGTCAAAGAGGATGCTATAGCGGCATGGAACAAAAGAGGTTCGTTAAGGCTGGTGAAATAA
- a CDS encoding NUDIX hydrolase, translating into MQCSQCGADIPVYKNPTPTVDIIIEVKQGIVLIERKNPPFGWALPGGFVDYGESYEDAAVREAKEETGLDVTLVRQFHTYSHPDRDQRQHTASTVFIATAVGTPVGADDAKQAQVFTKEGLPELAFDHSLILHDYYKKIY; encoded by the coding sequence ATGCAATGCAGTCAATGCGGGGCAGATATCCCTGTGTATAAAAATCCAACCCCTACAGTGGACATCATTATTGAAGTAAAGCAAGGGATTGTCCTGATTGAACGAAAAAATCCTCCCTTTGGTTGGGCCTTACCTGGCGGCTTTGTTGACTACGGCGAAAGCTATGAAGATGCTGCTGTCCGCGAGGCAAAAGAGGAGACCGGTCTGGACGTGACCCTGGTCCGTCAATTTCATACCTATTCCCATCCAGACCGCGACCAACGCCAACATACCGCCTCAACAGTCTTTATTGCCACTGCTGTCGGCACCCCTGTGGGCGCAGATGACGCCAAACAGGCACAGGTCTTCACCAAAGAGGGCTTACCTGAATTAGCCTTTGACCATTCCCTCATATTACATGATTATTATAAAAAAATATACTGA
- a CDS encoding NACHT domain-containing protein encodes MNCLAKEKDCMLHNRQASSSKEEIQTQWTLLTQQLAELERDRIRETRTEERFRLDQVITRVKEDRWQLEKELQELEAQPEGKSRNSMQATQEDLCPPWLREQLLRRFRNDLSCRLESFFGEHGSITLPKNFSPTDVSRAHSLREKVIEYSLEQAGSTARTIERDVVEIFNQPDINQRLAILGKPGSGKTSCLLRIFDHILEAAEQDIQNPLPVVFECSEWNGGTLPAWMAHQLVVKYDLKKERAQKLIQGELIFPFFDGLDELKGELQERFVEAFNAFQHGHPMLLCCRVTEYRQLKKKVQLNNALVLHDISAQRLEAYLRQEKLEDLWRLLQAEPTLMELAGRPLFLSIMLQLEEGKLLTGHAGMKRGEDAEQFLWRLYLNCCLRGTPSGRLCSETPSERRYRYTEKQALYWLRCLADRMTSEGMVELRIEEMQPSWLNHSRRFKTTYILIYGLIIGCSVVLAGSLAFGGMTFGLAYGLSALLTHELFIWLLGSKKWTATLVFYYAAFALALLGLLAYVLLPYRLDYALSEGLVATGPNYAIVFGLALGLLSTAMSSGIYPTGYTDLKHIEIIGKIKRPVSISFFQNLKKNIIDFTVWLVYGLMAGLIFGPALGLVAGVSLGLAIGVTFGLTFGLKKLENPVLDAAFPGQGLTYAVRSSLLLAPVFSTAAMLIFVRVNLLAYSFNIEGYFFNIPFLYYGYFMLSICCFILLGADIVLGHYILRVLLWQEGQLPFRLVIWLEDLHQRKLLQRVGGSYHFIHKRLQEYLAQMNGTGRHNVP; translated from the coding sequence ATGAATTGCCTTGCAAAGGAAAAAGACTGTATGCTCCATAACCGGCAAGCCTCTTCCAGCAAGGAAGAAATACAGACCCAGTGGACGCTGTTAACGCAACAACTTGCTGAGTTAGAGAGGGACAGAATAAGAGAAACCCGTACCGAGGAACGCTTTCGCCTGGATCAGGTTATCACCCGAGTAAAGGAAGACAGGTGGCAACTGGAAAAAGAGCTGCAAGAGCTTGAGGCGCAGCCCGAGGGCAAGTCGAGGAATTCCATGCAGGCAACACAAGAGGACCTCTGTCCTCCCTGGCTGAGAGAGCAATTGCTCAGGCGCTTTCGCAATGATCTCTCCTGTCGCCTTGAGTCCTTTTTCGGTGAACACGGCTCTATTACGCTGCCCAAAAACTTCTCGCCCACCGACGTCTCACGGGCCCATTCCCTGCGGGAGAAGGTCATTGAATACTCCCTGGAACAGGCAGGAAGCACGGCACGAACCATCGAACGCGATGTAGTCGAGATCTTCAATCAGCCGGACATCAATCAACGGCTCGCAATCCTGGGCAAACCGGGGAGTGGCAAGACATCCTGCCTGTTGCGGATCTTCGACCACATCCTGGAGGCAGCGGAACAGGATATCCAGAACCCTCTGCCGGTGGTGTTCGAGTGCTCGGAATGGAATGGAGGGACCCTGCCCGCCTGGATGGCGCATCAGCTGGTGGTCAAATATGATCTCAAGAAGGAACGGGCCCAAAAGCTGATTCAAGGTGAGCTTATTTTTCCGTTCTTCGACGGTCTGGATGAACTCAAGGGAGAATTGCAAGAGAGGTTTGTCGAGGCCTTCAACGCCTTTCAGCACGGTCACCCCATGCTGCTCTGCTGCCGGGTCACGGAGTACCGACAACTGAAAAAGAAAGTGCAGCTAAATAATGCTCTCGTTCTTCATGATATCTCGGCGCAACGACTGGAAGCATATCTCAGGCAGGAGAAGCTGGAGGATTTATGGCGGCTTCTTCAGGCGGAACCAACACTGATGGAGCTGGCTGGCAGGCCTCTTTTCCTCAGCATTATGCTTCAGCTGGAAGAAGGAAAACTGCTGACCGGTCATGCCGGGATGAAGAGGGGAGAGGATGCGGAACAGTTTCTCTGGAGGCTTTATTTAAATTGCTGCCTGAGAGGAACACCGTCCGGTAGACTATGCTCGGAAACTCCGAGTGAAAGGCGTTACAGGTACACTGAAAAGCAGGCGCTATATTGGCTTCGGTGTTTGGCTGACAGGATGACCTCCGAAGGGATGGTGGAACTTAGAATTGAAGAGATGCAGCCGAGTTGGCTGAATCATAGTCGGAGATTTAAAACGACGTATATTTTGATTTACGGATTAATTATAGGATGTTCTGTAGTCCTGGCTGGAAGCTTGGCCTTTGGCGGGATGACTTTCGGGCTAGCTTACGGACTATCCGCACTGCTAACGCATGAATTATTTATATGGTTACTTGGCTCCAAGAAATGGACAGCAACTCTTGTGTTTTATTATGCGGCCTTCGCCTTGGCTCTTTTGGGACTGCTAGCTTATGTGCTGCTGCCTTATCGGCTGGATTATGCGTTATCTGAAGGGCTGGTGGCTACGGGGCCGAATTATGCAATAGTGTTCGGGCTGGCATTAGGGCTGCTTTCAACCGCGATGTCCTCAGGAATATATCCTACAGGCTATACCGATCTAAAACACATTGAAATAATCGGGAAGATAAAACGACCCGTTTCAATCTCTTTTTTTCAAAACTTGAAAAAAAATATTATAGATTTCACTGTCTGGCTGGTTTACGGACTGATGGCAGGATTGATCTTCGGTCCAGCTTTGGGGTTGGTTGCAGGGGTATCTTTGGGATTGGCTATTGGGGTAACTTTCGGGCTCACCTTCGGGTTGAAGAAACTTGAAAATCCAGTGCTGGACGCAGCGTTTCCCGGTCAAGGTCTTACTTACGCTGTACGAAGCAGTTTGTTATTGGCCCCTGTTTTCAGCACAGCAGCCATGCTTATTTTTGTCCGAGTAAATTTATTGGCCTATTCTTTTAATATCGAAGGATATTTTTTCAACATACCCTTCTTGTATTATGGTTACTTTATGTTGTCAATATGTTGTTTTATTCTTCTCGGTGCTGACATTGTCTTGGGGCACTATATACTTAGAGTGCTTCTCTGGCAAGAAGGGCAACTGCCATTCCGCTTGGTAATCTGGCTGGAAGACCTGCACCAACGCAAACTGCTGCAACGAGTCGGTGGAAGCTACCACTTCATCCATAAGCGATTACAGGAATATCTGGCGCAGATGAATGGTACCGGCAGGCATAACGTTCCGTAA
- a CDS encoding translocation/assembly module TamB domain-containing protein yields MKPDNTPPARSPWRKWLFLFLLPFLILFVVLFLALTSEFGFRLLLRTADTLSGPVFSVQEIEGRLLSRWRLGKVRVHIDKVVDVDLDELVFAWSPEMLFQKRLVLHQVAAQGLVVQLTGNENKEEKEEREGPLAMPTIKLPLDIDLEDLHLREGKIFFSEQGNPLVIQEVILQAKGRKQQQETQQASQLDIQRIKLDLRDYGVDLQGKVAFHDGWPLALKGTWRVADPGINDLDGTADLHGDLNDLAVFLTLVTPAEVTLEGKVTDILNDLHWQAAAKTGHFHLNDIKVDVPVDGTLTIVQASGTVGSYQGTLAADIHYEGYPPVQAEAKVIAEDYTGLAIEYLAVHHGDSTLSTRGRMKWIGGFSWQAELEGKALDPSLVAERWPGKINGLIQSQGQLGASGTSLEVNINTLNGELAGFPLQGSGGMALNKQGLLFNDVHVQAGSAQAEIDGRIAKDNSLDLKVRVESEDLSAFFPEYAGSLHLQGTATGRQENPGLDFALEGADLHLAGYDFDKIQANLAADLVMEGEESGMKINDLHLLVNEDMVLDVIGQLGWAEGISWQAELTGSNLNPGLFLPEWPGKIQARIRSQGSKTAEKLLATVVLDELSGALRDLPLQGSGAAAIDSKKIQVDALHVQSGSTSLDVDGKADEEQLHFTVQARSDDLSLLVPELKGAFTATAEAQGVAAQPDVQLTLNGSKLVFRNYSLQNLQTDLKAKLVVQGEEQGATVDDLQLVLNKKSRLAAQGKIGWSKGISWQVDLTGEQLDPALFRPEWPGNIKTEIHTQGEKKAETLTAQVQIKELAGKLRDLPLSGSGKVELNDKQILIDKLRLGLGSGYILVNGSADPSQHFDLSFAAESEDLAGVLSGAEGNVQLQGTLKGKAQQPDLDLKIKAGKVRYEGYQLKQLNGRVRADLAEQGKIDAGLKASGMQVKEERINMASLQIQGSTDQHSLELTLDGTPGKALLAASGGLKEQTWQGELTRMTFEHEQFGQWAMRQPAGLHFSAKEAALSGFDLRHNKDKNLKIALDGDWKQQGSWQVKGAIDNFALKLLQEWQLSVPDLEGTAKVELTAQGRGGKPEQALITMTLPKLSLTTESFEDNGEEVGTTVWTWTNNIIEARLQDKVTRLHARTEFQDNSDADLEILVKNCSDFSKPEKMPLSGQLNLNMKDLTPIAHLTNEVVQATGRFGGRILFGGTARKPTVNGKLALSKGKEKKGEIFVAAAGIGLEDIQVSLEGDSTSNKLDAQLRSGEGTLKLSGTARQGADQHWLADVVISGENFQAADLSEYRAVISPELRLRYAETGTRLSGTVVLDKAEIAPTGFSGAASSSADVIVIDDEQAVKGTSPMYLDLQLVMGKEVLVNTFGLKGYLDGSLKIKAKPGRPITALGNLDLRDGTFDFEGNMLELSQSRVFYQGGPIDDPGLDILASRTIDKVELGVRLTGTANNMEMRLFSDTAMDESEILSYLLTGQDISKSSSDGEEKALSPAAATLGKVGGGVLLKTVDPLKTLDMEGLVDLSIGGGEDASDVSLVMGKEIYKDLYISYGKDLTGAGGTFKARYDLKYGFSVETATNAKTSGADLLWSWEH; encoded by the coding sequence ATGAAACCAGACAACACACCCCCTGCCCGAAGCCCTTGGCGCAAATGGCTTTTTCTTTTCCTCCTTCCTTTCCTGATTCTGTTCGTTGTCCTCTTTTTGGCTCTGACGAGCGAATTCGGCTTTCGGCTGTTACTCCGCACGGCAGATACCCTGAGCGGACCTGTGTTTTCTGTACAGGAAATAGAGGGGCGGCTGCTGAGTCGCTGGCGTCTGGGCAAGGTGCGGGTCCATATTGACAAGGTCGTTGATGTGGACCTGGATGAGCTGGTCTTTGCCTGGTCCCCTGAGATGTTGTTTCAGAAGAGACTGGTTTTGCATCAGGTGGCTGCCCAAGGGTTGGTGGTGCAGTTGACTGGGAATGAAAACAAGGAGGAAAAAGAGGAGAGAGAGGGGCCGCTTGCCATGCCGACCATCAAACTGCCCTTGGATATTGACCTTGAAGACCTGCACCTTCGTGAGGGTAAGATATTTTTTTCTGAGCAGGGTAACCCGCTTGTCATTCAAGAGGTTATCTTGCAGGCCAAGGGCCGCAAGCAGCAACAGGAAACGCAGCAGGCCAGCCAGCTCGATATTCAACGGATTAAACTGGACCTTCGCGATTACGGGGTGGATCTTCAGGGAAAGGTCGCCTTCCATGATGGCTGGCCCCTTGCGCTGAAAGGGACGTGGCGGGTTGCCGATCCTGGCATCAACGATCTTGACGGGACTGCGGACTTGCACGGGGATCTGAATGATCTGGCTGTCTTCCTAACCCTGGTTACACCGGCTGAGGTCACCCTGGAGGGCAAGGTGACAGATATTTTGAACGATCTTCATTGGCAGGCCGCAGCCAAAACCGGTCATTTCCACCTCAACGATATCAAGGTCGATGTCCCTGTAGACGGCACCCTGACCATTGTCCAAGCATCGGGCACTGTGGGCAGCTATCAAGGAACCCTGGCCGCAGATATCCATTATGAGGGCTATCCGCCAGTTCAGGCTGAGGCCAAGGTGATTGCTGAGGATTATACCGGTCTGGCCATTGAATATCTTGCTGTTCATCATGGGGACTCCACCTTGAGCACCCGAGGCAGGATGAAGTGGATAGGTGGTTTTTCCTGGCAGGCAGAGCTGGAGGGAAAGGCGCTTGATCCCTCCCTGGTTGCGGAAAGATGGCCAGGGAAAATCAATGGGCTGATTCAGAGTCAGGGACAACTCGGCGCCTCAGGGACCTCGCTGGAGGTGAATATCAATACCCTGAACGGTGAGCTGGCCGGTTTTCCCTTGCAGGGCAGCGGCGGGATGGCGTTGAATAAGCAGGGACTGCTGTTCAATGACGTGCATGTTCAGGCCGGTTCTGCGCAGGCCGAGATTGACGGACGCATTGCCAAGGATAATTCGTTGGACCTCAAGGTCCGGGTGGAATCAGAGGATCTCTCTGCCTTTTTTCCTGAGTATGCTGGCAGTCTCCATTTGCAAGGCACCGCCACAGGCAGGCAGGAAAATCCTGGGCTTGATTTCGCACTGGAAGGGGCTGATTTGCACCTGGCAGGCTATGATTTTGATAAAATCCAGGCAAATCTTGCTGCTGATCTAGTCATGGAAGGCGAAGAGAGCGGTATGAAGATCAATGACCTGCATTTGCTGGTTAATGAGGATATGGTGCTGGATGTCATTGGTCAGCTGGGCTGGGCCGAGGGTATTTCCTGGCAGGCGGAATTGACGGGGAGTAATCTGAATCCAGGACTTTTTTTGCCTGAATGGCCGGGAAAGATCCAGGCCAGGATACGCTCGCAGGGAAGTAAGACGGCGGAGAAGTTGCTCGCCACAGTTGTTCTTGATGAACTGAGCGGTGCCCTGCGAGACCTCCCTTTACAGGGCAGTGGTGCTGCTGCGATTGACAGCAAGAAGATACAGGTTGATGCCTTGCACGTGCAATCCGGTTCCACCAGCCTAGATGTTGATGGAAAGGCGGATGAGGAACAGCTCCATTTCACGGTTCAAGCCCGTTCCGATGACCTGAGCCTTCTGGTGCCCGAGCTCAAAGGTGCGTTTACAGCGACAGCTGAAGCGCAAGGGGTCGCTGCTCAGCCAGATGTGCAGCTGACCTTGAATGGTTCAAAACTCGTCTTTCGCAATTATTCCCTGCAAAATCTGCAAACGGATCTGAAGGCAAAGCTTGTTGTGCAGGGAGAGGAGCAGGGGGCCACTGTGGATGACCTGCAATTGGTTCTGAATAAAAAGAGCAGGCTTGCAGCACAGGGGAAAATTGGCTGGAGTAAGGGGATTTCCTGGCAGGTCGACCTGACAGGGGAGCAGCTTGATCCTGCCCTGTTTCGTCCAGAATGGCCTGGGAATATCAAGACCGAGATCCATACCCAGGGAGAGAAAAAAGCAGAGACGCTGACGGCCCAGGTCCAGATAAAAGAACTGGCAGGAAAACTGCGTGATCTCCCGCTCTCCGGGAGCGGTAAGGTTGAGCTGAACGACAAGCAGATTCTGATTGATAAATTGCGCCTTGGTTTGGGATCGGGGTACATCCTGGTGAATGGCTCGGCTGATCCTAGCCAGCATTTTGATCTCAGCTTTGCAGCGGAATCAGAAGATCTGGCTGGGGTGCTGTCAGGGGCTGAAGGAAATGTTCAGCTTCAGGGAACGCTGAAGGGAAAGGCCCAGCAGCCTGATCTGGACTTGAAGATCAAGGCCGGAAAGGTGCGCTATGAGGGATACCAACTCAAGCAGCTCAACGGCAGGGTCAGGGCTGATCTTGCCGAGCAGGGGAAGATTGATGCGGGCCTCAAGGCCTCCGGGATGCAGGTTAAGGAGGAAAGGATCAATATGGCTTCTTTGCAGATTCAGGGCAGCACAGATCAGCATAGCCTGGAACTTACCCTTGATGGGACACCGGGAAAGGCCCTGTTGGCAGCGAGCGGTGGGCTCAAGGAACAGACTTGGCAGGGCGAATTGACCCGAATGACCTTTGAGCATGAGCAATTCGGTCAATGGGCAATGCGTCAACCTGCTGGTCTGCATTTTTCTGCCAAGGAAGCAGCACTTTCCGGTTTTGATCTGCGCCATAATAAGGATAAGAATCTTAAAATTGCCTTAGATGGCGATTGGAAGCAGCAAGGTTCCTGGCAGGTCAAAGGAGCTATCGATAATTTTGCCCTCAAGCTTTTGCAGGAATGGCAGTTGTCGGTTCCTGATCTAGAGGGGACAGCAAAGGTAGAGTTGACAGCCCAGGGACGGGGGGGAAAGCCGGAACAGGCATTGATCACCATGACCTTGCCCAAGCTTTCCCTGACCACGGAGAGTTTTGAGGATAATGGGGAAGAAGTGGGTACTACGGTCTGGACCTGGACCAATAATATTATCGAGGCTCGCCTTCAGGATAAGGTCACCCGTTTACATGCCCGAACGGAATTCCAGGATAATAGTGATGCAGACCTGGAAATTCTCGTAAAGAATTGCAGCGACTTCAGCAAACCAGAAAAAATGCCCTTGAGTGGTCAGCTGAATCTCAATATGAAAGACCTCACCCCGATAGCCCATCTCACCAATGAGGTGGTTCAGGCCACGGGAAGATTTGGCGGCCGCATCCTTTTTGGGGGTACTGCCCGTAAACCCACGGTGAACGGTAAGTTGGCTTTGAGTAAGGGCAAAGAGAAAAAAGGCGAGATTTTTGTGGCTGCTGCCGGAATAGGGCTGGAGGATATTCAGGTCTCCCTGGAAGGAGATAGTACATCCAATAAACTGGATGCGCAGCTCCGCTCCGGGGAGGGCACACTGAAACTCTCTGGTACGGCGCGCCAGGGTGCTGACCAACACTGGCTGGCCGATGTTGTCATCTCCGGTGAGAATTTCCAGGCAGCAGATCTTTCTGAATATCGTGCTGTGATCAGTCCAGAGCTTCGCCTGCGCTATGCGGAAACAGGAACTCGGCTCAGCGGTACAGTGGTTCTGGACAAGGCAGAAATCGCTCCGACAGGATTCAGCGGTGCAGCCTCTTCCTCTGCTGACGTTATCGTGATTGACGACGAGCAGGCAGTGAAGGGTACTTCGCCCATGTATCTTGATCTGCAACTCGTTATGGGTAAAGAGGTGCTGGTGAATACCTTTGGCCTGAAGGGGTATCTTGATGGCAGTTTAAAGATTAAGGCTAAGCCAGGTCGTCCGATTACCGCCCTTGGCAATCTTGATCTCCGGGATGGCACCTTTGATTTTGAGGGGAATATGCTGGAACTCAGCCAGAGTCGGGTCTTTTATCAGGGAGGGCCCATTGATGATCCAGGGCTGGATATTCTGGCATCAAGAACGATCGATAAGGTCGAATTGGGCGTACGCCTCACCGGGACGGCGAATAATATGGAAATGCGCCTGTTTTCCGATACGGCTATGGATGAATCAGAGATCCTCTCCTATTTATTAACCGGTCAGGATATCTCGAAGTCATCCTCAGATGGTGAGGAAAAGGCGCTTTCTCCAGCAGCAGCCACCTTGGGCAAAGTTGGCGGTGGCGTCCTGCTCAAGACCGTTGATCCCCTCAAGACCCTTGATATGGAAGGTCTCGTGGATCTCAGTATCGGTGGGGGCGAGGACGCTTCAGACGTGTCTCTGGTGATGGGCAAAGAGATCTATAAGGACCTCTATATCAGTTACGGCAAGGATCTTACCGGAGCTGGAGGTACCTTCAAAGCTCGTTATGATCTGAAGTATGGTTTTTCCGTTGAAACGGCGACCAATGCCAAGACCAGCGGCGCTGATCTGCTTTGGTCATGGGAACATTAA
- the leuA gene encoding 2-isopropylmalate synthase — translation MQADKLKKYRPYPAVPLNDRTWPDRTITEAPLWCSVDLRDGNQALRQPMNLEQKLEMFQLLVDIGFKEIEVGFPAASQVEFDFLRLLIEDNLIPEDVTVQVLTQAREHLIRRSFAALQGARKAIVHLYNSTSTLQRQVVFRMERKEIIQLGVQGAEVIREEAGRFAGDIRYEYSPESFTGTELDFALEICEAVMKVWQPTPERPVVINLPATVEMATANIYADQIEWFIRNMKNRDSALISLHAHNDRGSAVAATELALMAGADRIEGTLFGNGERTGNVDIVTLALNMFSQGVDPKLDLSNINRVVNVYKRCTDLPVHPRHPYAGDLVYTAFSGSHQDAISKGMDAVADDASGVWAVPYLPIDPEDVGRSYESIICINSQSGKGGAAYIMDRQFGFKLPKAMQPGFGRVVQQETEKVGSELSNRAVYGVFERDYLREEGYYRLKEFNVVKRHIDQEEEGSTATIEAIVVVGGEEQQLQGDGNGPLDAMCSALNGQPDLDFILTSYDEHSLTEGASSKAVTYIELMDRRENGSRESWWGAGMDTDIIVSSVKALLSAVNRMHAGR, via the coding sequence ATGCAGGCTGATAAATTGAAGAAGTATCGTCCCTACCCAGCGGTGCCGTTGAACGATCGCACCTGGCCCGATAGGACCATTACCGAGGCGCCGCTCTGGTGTTCTGTTGACCTCCGTGATGGCAATCAGGCCCTGCGTCAGCCCATGAACCTGGAGCAGAAGCTGGAGATGTTCCAATTGCTGGTGGATATCGGCTTCAAGGAGATAGAAGTGGGCTTTCCGGCAGCCTCTCAAGTGGAGTTTGATTTTCTTCGCCTGTTGATCGAAGATAACCTGATCCCGGAAGATGTGACGGTGCAGGTCCTGACCCAGGCCCGAGAGCATCTGATCCGCAGGAGTTTTGCCGCCCTGCAAGGGGCGCGCAAGGCCATTGTCCATCTCTATAACTCCACCTCCACCTTGCAGCGTCAGGTGGTCTTTCGGATGGAGAGAAAAGAGATCATCCAGCTGGGAGTACAGGGGGCAGAGGTTATCCGGGAGGAGGCTGGGCGCTTTGCCGGTGATATTCGTTATGAATATTCACCAGAGAGCTTTACCGGCACAGAACTTGATTTTGCCCTGGAGATCTGCGAAGCGGTGATGAAGGTCTGGCAGCCCACCCCGGAGCGGCCCGTGGTCATTAATCTGCCCGCAACCGTGGAAATGGCCACAGCCAATATCTATGCCGATCAGATTGAGTGGTTTATCCGCAATATGAAGAACCGCGACAGCGCCCTGATCAGTCTCCATGCCCATAATGACCGGGGCAGTGCCGTAGCCGCAACGGAGCTGGCCTTGATGGCTGGCGCCGACCGCATCGAGGGCACCCTGTTCGGCAATGGCGAGCGCACCGGCAATGTGGATATCGTTACCCTGGCCCTGAATATGTTTAGTCAGGGCGTGGATCCAAAACTGGATCTCTCCAATATCAATCGGGTGGTAAACGTGTATAAACGCTGCACGGATCTGCCGGTCCACCCTCGTCATCCCTATGCAGGTGACCTGGTCTACACCGCTTTTTCCGGTTCTCATCAGGATGCCATCAGCAAGGGCATGGATGCGGTGGCTGACGATGCCTCCGGCGTCTGGGCCGTGCCCTATCTGCCCATTGATCCGGAAGATGTGGGCCGCAGCTATGAGTCCATCATCTGTATTAATAGCCAGTCCGGCAAGGGTGGGGCTGCCTATATCATGGATCGCCAATTTGGCTTTAAGCTGCCCAAGGCCATGCAGCCCGGCTTTGGCCGGGTGGTGCAGCAAGAAACAGAAAAGGTTGGCAGTGAATTATCCAATAGGGCCGTGTATGGTGTTTTTGAGCGGGACTATCTGCGTGAGGAAGGCTATTATCGACTCAAGGAGTTCAACGTGGTGAAACGCCATATTGACCAGGAGGAAGAGGGATCTACCGCCACCATTGAGGCCATTGTTGTTGTTGGTGGAGAAGAGCAACAGCTCCAGGGAGATGGCAATGGTCCGCTGGATGCCATGTGTTCTGCTCTGAATGGGCAGCCCGACCTGGATTTTATCCTGACCTCCTATGATGAGCATTCCCTGACCGAAGGGGCCTCCTCTAAGGCGGTCACCTATATCGAGCTCATGGACAGGCGGGAAAACGGCAGCCGGGAAAGTTGGTGGGGTGCAGGTATGGATACGGATATTATCGTGTCCTCGGTCAAGGCCTTACTCAGCGCAGTCAATCGGATGCACGCAGGTCGATGA
- a CDS encoding group 1 truncated hemoglobin translates to MKKSLIFLTAFAALFLVGAGTNAIAGGAQPAEAKVEAEEPQPTLFEQLGGEEAVKAAVDGFYDKVLADDRVNGFFEGVDMDRQRAMQTAFLTFAFGGPNAYEGKDLRAGHAHLVAKGLNDTHFDIILEHLGATLKELGVKDELIQQAAGVANSVRGDILGKDEE, encoded by the coding sequence ATGAAAAAATCACTTATTTTCTTGACAGCATTCGCAGCATTATTCCTCGTTGGTGCTGGCACGAACGCAATCGCAGGCGGAGCCCAACCTGCGGAAGCCAAGGTTGAAGCGGAAGAGCCGCAACCGACCCTCTTTGAACAATTAGGAGGAGAAGAGGCTGTTAAAGCGGCGGTAGACGGTTTTTACGACAAGGTGCTGGCTGATGATCGCGTGAACGGCTTCTTTGAGGGCGTTGATATGGATCGTCAGCGGGCAATGCAGACGGCCTTCCTCACCTTTGCCTTTGGTGGGCCGAATGCTTATGAAGGAAAAGACCTGCGTGCTGGCCATGCTCACCTGGTAGCAAAAGGCCTGAACGATACCCATTTTGACATCATCCTTGAGCATCTCGGCGCTACCCTGAAAGAGCTGGGCGTAAAAGACGAGCTGATTCAGCAGGCAGCTGGCGTGGCAAATAGTGTTCGCGGCGATATCCTTGGAAAGGACGAGGAATAG